The following coding sequences are from one Pyxidicoccus xibeiensis window:
- a CDS encoding Hsp70 family protein, producing the protein MSTASILGIDFGTTNTSAAFFDKTGKLRVVPVTDKSFTLPSVVWFHAADKSIVGHAARRQIIDDPRHTVFGAKRFLGRRFQSEYVTQHKDKYAFELVEAPDGYTAVTMYGKQTSLTEVAHLIIKQMLTLANHAAGEPFKECVLTVPAHASIRQREAVRQAAEQTGLQVRAIINEPTAAALYYANLRNPEQTVMVFDLGGGTFDATLLAVRNRVVQVLATGGDAFLGGANFDERIVEMLVQDFQDKHGINLRGNKVVMQRLVFAAESAKMSLSQRDATVLRVPCIAQKDGGFIDFDYTLTRKQLEEMVFQLIERTASACDDVLERAKLKPEQIDELVMVGGQTRMPVIRQRFAHFKRLSSEKEVNPELGVAVGAAILGRNLARGITGLSDVVPMSIGIMVPGGAQHEVIPANTPVPATKAITLELPLIPGPLSVVLFESLDATTVDRELLGSVRIDLEWRTTHKGPTTLELRMGQDFVLNAALVSPKGARHPLTITDPRAPRRAAS; encoded by the coding sequence ATGAGCACGGCCTCCATCCTCGGCATCGACTTCGGGACCACCAACACCTCGGCGGCCTTCTTCGACAAGACGGGCAAGCTTCGCGTCGTCCCCGTCACGGACAAGAGCTTCACCCTGCCCTCGGTGGTGTGGTTCCACGCAGCGGACAAGTCCATCGTCGGCCATGCGGCGCGGCGGCAGATCATCGACGACCCCCGCCACACCGTCTTCGGCGCCAAGCGCTTCCTGGGCCGCCGCTTCCAGTCCGAGTACGTCACCCAGCACAAGGACAAGTACGCCTTCGAGCTGGTGGAAGCCCCGGACGGCTACACCGCCGTGACGATGTACGGGAAGCAGACGTCGCTCACCGAGGTGGCCCACCTCATCATCAAGCAGATGCTCACCCTGGCGAACCACGCCGCCGGCGAGCCCTTCAAGGAGTGCGTGCTCACCGTCCCCGCCCACGCCAGCATCCGCCAGCGCGAGGCCGTGCGGCAGGCCGCGGAGCAGACCGGCCTCCAGGTCCGCGCCATCATCAACGAGCCCACCGCCGCCGCGCTCTACTACGCCAACCTGCGCAACCCCGAGCAGACCGTGATGGTCTTCGACCTCGGCGGCGGGACGTTCGACGCCACCCTGCTCGCCGTGCGCAACCGCGTGGTGCAGGTGCTCGCCACCGGTGGTGATGCCTTCCTCGGCGGCGCCAACTTCGACGAGCGCATCGTCGAGATGCTCGTGCAGGACTTCCAGGACAAGCACGGCATCAACCTGCGCGGCAACAAGGTGGTGATGCAGCGGCTCGTCTTCGCCGCCGAGTCCGCGAAGATGTCGCTGTCCCAGCGCGACGCCACCGTGCTGCGCGTGCCCTGCATCGCCCAGAAGGACGGCGGCTTCATCGACTTCGACTACACCCTCACCCGCAAGCAGCTCGAGGAGATGGTGTTCCAGCTCATCGAGCGCACGGCCTCGGCGTGCGACGACGTGCTGGAGCGCGCGAAGCTCAAGCCGGAGCAGATTGACGAGCTCGTCATGGTGGGTGGCCAGACGCGCATGCCCGTCATCCGCCAGCGCTTCGCGCACTTCAAGCGCCTGTCCTCGGAGAAGGAGGTCAACCCGGAGCTGGGCGTGGCCGTGGGCGCCGCCATCCTCGGGCGCAACCTGGCGCGCGGAATCACCGGGCTGTCGGACGTGGTGCCCATGTCCATCGGCATCATGGTGCCCGGCGGCGCCCAGCACGAGGTCATCCCCGCCAACACCCCCGTGCCCGCCACCAAGGCCATCACCCTGGAGCTGCCCCTCATCCCCGGCCCCCTCTCCGTGGTCCTCTTCGAGTCGCTCGATGCCACCACCGTGGACCGCGAGCTGCTGGGCAGCGTCCGCATCGACCTCGAATGGCGCACCACCCACAAGGGGCCCACCACCCTGGAGCTGCGCATGGGCCAGGACTTCGTCCTCAACGCCGCCCTCGTCTCCCCCAAGGGCGCCCGTCACCCGCTCACCATCACCGACCCCCGCGCCCCCCGGCGCGCCGCCTCGTAG
- a CDS encoding AzlC family ABC transporter permease produces the protein MGTLDRSLIRDVAAISAAAGVIGVSFGAIAVAAGISVWLASLMSLLVFAGGSQFMMVGVVAGGGSPVAAVLAGLLLNARHLPFGLVVADVLGKSWPMRLLGTHLMVDESVAFALAQKDPARRRAAYWLCGGTLFVAWNVGVVIGAMAGRALGNPDALGLDAAFPAGMLALLLPSLMAPRREKPKAEAGEDVAGVDAREPVRAAALARRVALLGAVIALTTTPLLPAGLPVLLALLALVVALR, from the coding sequence ATGGGAACCCTCGACCGTTCACTCATCCGGGATGTCGCGGCCATCTCCGCCGCGGCGGGAGTCATCGGCGTGTCCTTTGGCGCCATCGCGGTGGCTGCGGGCATCTCGGTCTGGCTCGCCTCGCTGATGTCGCTGCTGGTCTTCGCCGGCGGCTCGCAGTTCATGATGGTGGGCGTGGTGGCCGGGGGCGGCAGTCCCGTGGCCGCGGTGCTGGCGGGGTTGCTGCTCAACGCCCGGCACCTGCCGTTCGGCTTGGTGGTGGCGGACGTGCTGGGGAAGAGCTGGCCCATGCGGCTGCTGGGCACACACCTGATGGTGGACGAGTCGGTGGCCTTCGCCCTGGCTCAGAAGGACCCGGCGCGGCGGCGCGCGGCGTACTGGCTCTGCGGTGGGACGCTGTTCGTGGCGTGGAATGTCGGGGTGGTCATCGGCGCGATGGCGGGGCGGGCCCTGGGCAATCCGGACGCGCTGGGGCTGGATGCGGCGTTCCCCGCTGGAATGCTCGCGCTGCTGCTGCCCTCGTTGATGGCGCCCCGGCGGGAGAAGCCGAAGGCGGAAGCAGGGGAGGACGTGGCGGGGGTAGATGCCCGCGAGCCGGTGCGCGCGGCGGCCCTGGCGCGCAGGGTGGCGCTGCTGGGGGCCGTCATCGCGCTCACCACGACGCCGCTGCTGCCGGCGGGACTGCCGGTGCTGCTCGCGCTCCTCGCCCTGGTGGTGGCCCTGCGATGA